A stretch of Clostridium formicaceticum DNA encodes these proteins:
- a CDS encoding ABC transporter ATP-binding protein: MKKLIPYLKPYIASISLGLFIKFMGTITDLLLPWILAHMIDHIVPQSSIRLILLWGLMMVFCSIFAISANITANHMASRVARDTTKQIRHDLFKKISYLSCSQVDDFTMPSLISRLTSDTYHVHNMIGMMQRMGVRAPILILGGILVTLTLDFYLTLVLLAVLPFIIILVYFISKKSIPLYDKLQQSVDKMVRTLRENITGIRVIKALSKTDYEKNRFSKINTEVVEDEKKAAMTMAITSPMMNLFLNLGLTVVILVGAYRVNNGLTQPGKIIAFLTYFTIILHAMLSISRIFVIFSKGNASFQRINEVLQASEDLVLQEKDTIDSPYHISFDHVSFSYYNQQENLTDISFHLRQGETLGIIGTTGSGKSTIIKLLMRFYDVDKGIIRIHGRNINSIPQEELHTKFGVVFQNDVLFADTIAENIDFGRGLALEEIAASSCFAQAEEFITSLSDGYTHLLTAKGSNLSGGQKQRLLISRALAGNPEILILDDSSSALDYRTDAKLRKSLYENFQSTTTIIVAQRVSSIMHAHRILVLEDGKVLGYGNHEELLKSCKSYQEMNQWQMGDGRHD; encoded by the coding sequence ATGAAAAAGCTTATTCCTTATTTAAAACCCTACATAGCCAGCATCTCGCTGGGATTATTCATCAAATTTATGGGAACCATAACCGACTTGCTTTTGCCTTGGATTTTGGCCCACATGATTGACCATATTGTTCCACAGAGCAGCATTCGTCTTATTTTACTTTGGGGTCTAATGATGGTATTTTGCTCTATCTTTGCAATTAGCGCCAACATTACTGCCAATCATATGGCCTCCAGAGTAGCCCGTGATACCACCAAGCAAATTCGGCATGACTTATTTAAAAAAATTTCTTATCTTTCATGCAGCCAAGTAGATGACTTTACCATGCCCTCGCTGATTTCTAGATTGACTTCAGATACTTATCATGTCCACAACATGATTGGAATGATGCAGCGTATGGGGGTTCGCGCACCTATTTTAATTTTAGGTGGCATTTTGGTTACCTTAACCTTAGACTTTTATTTAACCTTAGTGCTTCTAGCAGTTTTGCCTTTTATTATTATCTTGGTTTATTTTATTTCTAAGAAAAGCATTCCTTTGTACGATAAACTACAGCAATCAGTAGATAAAATGGTACGTACCCTCCGAGAAAACATTACAGGCATCCGTGTTATTAAGGCATTATCGAAAACCGACTATGAGAAAAATCGTTTTTCAAAAATAAATACAGAAGTTGTAGAGGATGAAAAAAAGGCCGCGATGACGATGGCTATTACCAGCCCTATGATGAATTTATTTTTAAATTTGGGCCTGACAGTTGTCATCTTAGTAGGTGCTTACCGTGTCAACAATGGACTGACACAACCGGGTAAAATCATCGCTTTTTTAACCTACTTTACAATTATTTTACACGCAATGCTGTCAATCAGCAGAATCTTTGTGATTTTTTCTAAAGGAAATGCTTCTTTTCAAAGAATTAATGAGGTGCTGCAGGCCTCTGAAGATTTAGTACTTCAAGAAAAGGATACGATAGACAGCCCCTATCATATTTCTTTTGATCATGTTTCTTTTTCCTATTACAACCAGCAGGAAAACCTGACAGACATTAGCTTTCATTTAAGGCAAGGTGAAACCCTTGGCATTATTGGTACAACCGGCAGTGGAAAATCCACCATCATTAAACTATTGATGCGTTTTTATGATGTTGATAAAGGTATTATTCGTATCCACGGTAGAAATATCAACAGTATCCCACAGGAGGAGCTTCATACAAAGTTTGGTGTGGTTTTTCAAAATGATGTGCTGTTTGCCGACACCATTGCAGAAAATATTGATTTTGGTAGAGGGCTGGCCCTAGAAGAAATTGCAGCTTCCTCTTGTTTTGCACAAGCTGAGGAATTTATCACTTCTCTTTCTGACGGATATACACATTTATTGACTGCAAAAGGTTCTAACCTAAGCGGAGGACAAAAACAACGCCTCTTGATCTCTAGAGCTTTGGCAGGCAATCCAGAAATTTTGATTTTAGATGATTCCTCCAGTGCTTTAGATTATCGGACGGATGCAAAACTTAGAAAGTCCCTTTATGAAAATTTTCAAAGTACAACCACCATTATTGTGGCGCAACGGGTAAGTTCTATTATGCATGCCCACCGAATTTTAGTACTGGAAGATGGTAAAGTTCTTGGATACGGCAACCACGAAGAACTTCTCAAAAGTTGTAAAAGCTATCAAGAAATGAATCAATGGCAAATGGGGGATGGTAGGCATGATTAA
- a CDS encoding NAD(P)-dependent oxidoreductase, producing the protein MEKIVFLNSAKVDFDHQLNFSSLQELGTFTKYDASSDEEILERVQNQSVIITKELPLGKDLIEQFPPSVKLICEAGTGYNNIDIIAAANKNITVCNIPGYSTEAVAQLAITFMLNFASSMVLQQNMIKQSNFTNFTKHLQVPHFELQNKTLGVIGTGAIGRQVIKVASALGMNVLAYNRTPKNYEEPNIKSASLEEVLKGSDFVSIHCPLTPDTKHLIDKDKLKLMKPTAFIINTARGPIIKETDLIETLQNNVLAGAALDVQDPEPPALDNPLFAMDNVMLTPHIGWKCFESRERLIQLVSDNIAAFIKGKPINVVG; encoded by the coding sequence ATGGAAAAAATAGTGTTTCTCAATTCAGCAAAAGTAGACTTTGATCATCAGCTTAACTTTTCTTCCCTACAAGAACTTGGCACTTTTACCAAATACGATGCCAGCAGTGATGAAGAAATTTTAGAAAGAGTGCAAAATCAAAGTGTGATTATCACCAAAGAATTGCCCCTCGGTAAAGATTTAATTGAACAATTTCCACCTTCTGTTAAGCTTATTTGCGAAGCTGGCACTGGCTATAATAATATTGATATTATTGCCGCAGCGAATAAAAATATCACCGTCTGCAATATACCAGGCTACAGTACTGAAGCTGTTGCGCAACTAGCAATCACCTTCATGCTGAATTTTGCTTCCTCTATGGTGCTGCAACAAAACATGATTAAACAAAGCAATTTTACTAATTTTACAAAGCACCTTCAGGTCCCTCATTTTGAGTTGCAAAACAAAACCCTTGGGGTGATTGGTACAGGTGCTATTGGCAGACAGGTAATCAAGGTGGCTAGTGCCTTGGGCATGAACGTTCTAGCATATAATCGCACACCTAAGAACTATGAAGAACCAAATATAAAATCTGCTTCTCTTGAAGAAGTATTGAAGGGTAGCGATTTTGTCTCAATCCATTGCCCACTTACTCCTGATACAAAACATCTTATTGATAAAGATAAATTAAAACTTATGAAGCCTACAGCTTTTATTATCAATACAGCTAGAGGCCCTATTATTAAGGAAACTGATTTGATAGAGACCCTCCAAAACAACGTCCTTGCGGGGGCTGCTCTAGACGTACAAGATCCTGAACCTCCAGCACTAGACAATCCATTGTTCGCCATGGACAACGTAATGCTTACACCCCACATAGGTTGGAAATGCTTTGAGTCTCGTGAAAGACTGATTCAGCTTGTGTCTGATAATATTGCCGCCTTTATTAAGGGAAAACCAATAAATGTTGTAGGTTAA
- a CDS encoding ABC transporter ATP-binding protein: MIKEKIVQIKGSLVFRLWRYLYQYKWTLFLALFLTITSNLLALVGPMLSGYAINAIELGKGAVVFERVFFFCGLMILFYILSSGFSYFLSILMIDLSQKVTFKMRKDVFEKLADLPVSYFDRHQTGDIISRITYDIDTINASLSNDLVQISTSTITVIGSLLMMILISPAMVLIFGITIPISLCFTKYMANRVRPLFRRRSAKLGELNGFVEEMISGQKTIKAYHREKVMLQRFDEKNQEAVDAYYAAEYYGSMMGPSINFINNLSLSLVSVFGALLYLFGQLTLGSVSSFVLYSRKFSGPINEMANILNELQSASAAAERVFRLMDEAPESNALGETQAFTNLQGDVAIKNVDFGYHEDKIILHHLNLKADKGNLIAIVGPTGAGKTTIINLLMRFYDPHQGSITLDGVDIKKITRKNLRLSYAMVLQDAWLFHGTIYENIAYGKENTSLEEVIVAAKAAKIHSYITQLPKGYDTVLNEEGINISQGQKQLMTIARAMLLDAKMLILDEATSNVDTRTELQIREAMSNLMKEKTCFVIAHRLSTIQNADTILVLRDGNIVEQGDHLSLLKKKGLYADLYYSQFESC, translated from the coding sequence ATGATTAAGGAAAAAATAGTTCAAATCAAGGGCAGTCTTGTTTTCCGCTTATGGAGATATCTTTATCAATATAAATGGACCCTGTTTCTTGCTCTGTTTTTAACGATTACCAGTAATTTACTTGCCTTAGTAGGACCCATGCTGTCTGGTTATGCTATTAATGCCATTGAGCTCGGCAAAGGAGCTGTGGTTTTTGAAAGGGTATTTTTCTTTTGCGGGCTGATGATTTTGTTTTATATTCTATCGTCTGGCTTTTCTTACTTTCTATCTATTTTAATGATTGATTTAAGTCAAAAAGTCACCTTTAAAATGCGTAAAGATGTTTTTGAAAAACTTGCAGATTTGCCAGTAAGTTATTTTGATCGTCATCAAACTGGAGATATTATCAGTCGTATCACCTATGATATTGATACGATTAATGCCTCTCTTTCCAATGACTTAGTGCAAATTTCCACCAGTACGATCACCGTCATAGGTTCTCTTTTGATGATGATCCTTATTTCTCCTGCCATGGTACTTATTTTTGGCATCACCATTCCTATATCCCTTTGCTTCACTAAGTATATGGCCAATAGAGTAAGACCTTTATTCAGAAGGCGCTCTGCCAAGCTTGGTGAATTAAATGGATTTGTTGAGGAAATGATTTCTGGACAAAAAACAATCAAGGCTTATCATCGCGAAAAAGTCATGCTCCAGCGCTTTGATGAAAAAAACCAAGAGGCGGTGGATGCCTACTATGCTGCAGAATATTATGGCAGTATGATGGGACCTTCCATCAACTTTATCAATAATTTATCTTTATCACTTGTTAGTGTCTTTGGAGCACTTCTATACCTATTTGGACAACTTACCTTAGGCAGTGTCTCCTCCTTTGTGCTTTACTCAAGAAAATTTTCTGGGCCTATCAACGAAATGGCAAACATCCTCAACGAGTTGCAATCAGCTTCTGCCGCTGCTGAAAGGGTATTTCGCTTAATGGATGAAGCCCCGGAATCCAATGCTCTAGGGGAGACCCAGGCCTTTACAAACCTTCAAGGTGATGTCGCCATAAAAAATGTTGATTTCGGTTATCATGAAGATAAAATCATCCTTCATCATCTTAATTTAAAGGCAGACAAGGGAAACCTTATTGCCATTGTAGGGCCAACCGGTGCAGGGAAAACTACCATCATTAATCTATTAATGCGTTTTTATGACCCCCATCAAGGGAGCATTACATTAGATGGTGTTGATATCAAGAAAATCACCAGAAAAAATCTTCGTTTATCCTATGCTATGGTTTTGCAGGATGCCTGGTTGTTCCATGGCACCATTTATGAAAACATTGCCTATGGTAAGGAGAATACTTCTTTGGAGGAAGTGATTGTAGCAGCAAAGGCGGCAAAAATTCACAGCTACATCACCCAGCTTCCCAAAGGGTATGATACAGTTTTGAATGAAGAGGGCATAAATATTTCACAAGGACAAAAACAGTTGATGACCATTGCCAGAGCCATGCTTTTAGATGCTAAGATGCTAATTTTGGACGAAGCTACCTCCAATGTAGATACAAGGACTGAGCTTCAAATCCGAGAAGCTATGAGCAATCTAATGAAGGAAAAGACTTGTTTTGTCATTGCTCATCGGCTTTCCACCATTCAAAACGCAGATACAATCTTGGTGCTTAGGGACGGAAATATCGTAGAACAAGGGGACCATCTAAGTCTGTTAAAGAAAAAAGGCCTTTACGCAGATTTGTATTATTCTCAATTTGAAAGTTGTTAA
- a CDS encoding MarR family winged helix-turn-helix transcriptional regulator yields MDPLMKYISRTSRCAALYRSDVLEAYGLNGYQHSYILNICQHPGISQDQLARIIYVNKSNVTRQLALLEDNGFITRTPCENDRRQRQVYPTEKAMQVYPKVREALYQLNAYLLEDFSEEEKELLMIMMKKVMHKAAKLVEKNLEGSSEKR; encoded by the coding sequence ATGGATCCTTTAATGAAATATATCAGCCGCACCTCTCGGTGTGCCGCCCTTTACCGCAGCGATGTATTAGAAGCCTATGGCCTGAATGGTTACCAACATTCCTACATTTTAAACATTTGTCAACATCCAGGAATTTCTCAAGACCAGCTGGCAAGGATAATTTATGTGAATAAAAGCAATGTGACAAGGCAATTGGCACTGTTGGAGGACAACGGATTTATCACTCGTACTCCGTGTGAAAATGATCGACGTCAAAGACAGGTATACCCTACTGAAAAAGCGATGCAGGTGTATCCAAAGGTACGGGAGGCTCTATATCAACTAAATGCTTATTTGTTGGAGGATTTTTCAGAAGAAGAGAAAGAACTACTGATGATTATGATGAAAAAAGTCATGCATAAGGCCGCTAAGTTGGTGGAAAAAAACCTAGAAGGATCTAGTGAAAAGCGATGA
- a CDS encoding nitroreductase family protein encodes MKQHFKKPIMEVIKSRYSVRTYRPEKLSEEIKEEIREYAAALKGPFGPKVRLELIDCFEILEKNGGKIGTYGVIKGAQDYIAAIVENGEKDLEALGYVLEKFILYAASINLGTCWLGGTFKRNQFVKMVALKDNEKLPIVTPIGYPEDKKSVVESFMRFAVGANKRKSWHQLFFDESFNKPLKEKGAKEYLAALEAIRLAPSASNKQPWRIVKKEKVYHFYLKRDQGYGEKLGFNIQRIDMGIAMCHFEMVLQELGVKGNWIIENPQVDPAGIENLGYVVSWVE; translated from the coding sequence ATGAAACAACACTTCAAAAAACCTATCATGGAAGTGATTAAAAGCAGGTATTCAGTAAGGACCTATCGGCCTGAGAAGTTGTCGGAGGAAATAAAGGAGGAAATAAGAGAATATGCTGCAGCCCTTAAGGGACCTTTTGGCCCTAAGGTAAGACTGGAATTGATTGATTGTTTCGAGATTTTGGAGAAAAATGGTGGAAAAATCGGTACTTATGGCGTAATAAAAGGGGCTCAAGATTATATTGCAGCAATTGTAGAAAATGGTGAAAAGGATCTTGAGGCGTTAGGCTATGTCTTGGAAAAATTTATCCTATATGCAGCTTCTATAAATCTTGGAACTTGTTGGTTGGGAGGAACTTTCAAAAGAAACCAGTTTGTCAAGATGGTTGCATTAAAAGACAATGAAAAACTACCTATTGTTACGCCTATAGGCTATCCAGAAGATAAAAAAAGCGTAGTGGAGTCATTTATGCGTTTTGCTGTAGGCGCTAATAAAAGAAAATCATGGCATCAACTCTTTTTTGATGAAAGTTTCAATAAACCGTTGAAAGAAAAAGGGGCAAAGGAATACTTAGCAGCACTAGAAGCTATAAGACTAGCCCCTTCTGCTTCAAATAAGCAGCCATGGAGAATCGTGAAAAAAGAAAAAGTATACCATTTTTATTTAAAGAGAGATCAAGGATACGGAGAAAAGCTGGGCTTTAATATTCAGCGGATTGATATGGGAATTGCTATGTGCCATTTTGAAATGGTTTTACAGGAGCTAGGGGTCAAGGGAAACTGGATAATAGAAAATCCCCAGGTAGATCCTGCTGGAATAGAAAACCTGGGGTATGTAGTGAGCTGGGTGGAATAA